Proteins encoded in a region of the Thermotoga sp. KOL6 genome:
- a CDS encoding SRPBCC domain-containing protein, whose protein sequence is MKIPPTKAGVHIKAPVEKVWKVFVNERGWDDWLTDGMRMEIKEGGKIFFRWFRKTFGEEVTDEGIIHRLVPPRLIEFSWNSYEDGYRSRVKMEFFPSSYGGTWVQIEDHTLVLNEKDMEIKLVCAVGWGEMLTLAKVWIEYGISTLDSP, encoded by the coding sequence ATGAAAATTCCTCCCACCAAAGCGGGGGTTCACATAAAAGCTCCAGTGGAGAAGGTCTGGAAGGTCTTCGTGAATGAACGTGGTTGGGATGATTGGTTGACAGACGGAATGAGAATGGAAATCAAAGAAGGTGGAAAGATATTCTTTCGTTGGTTCAGAAAAACGTTTGGGGAGGAAGTCACCGATGAGGGGATCATCCACAGACTCGTTCCTCCCCGCCTTATCGAATTTTCCTGGAACTCTTACGAAGATGGCTACAGATCGAGAGTGAAAATGGAATTTTTTCCTTCTTCCTACGGTGGAACATGGGTTCAAATCGAAGATCATACACTAGTTCTCAATGAAAAAGACATGGAAATAAAACTCGTTTGTGCCGTGGGATGGGGAGAAATGCTCACTCTCGCAAAGGTATGGATAGAATACGGGATATCAACTCTCGATAGCCCGTGA
- a CDS encoding two-component system response regulator: MSILIVEDDDITREAMAQYLKLSGFEVLETNSGEKAIDFSNMIDVALIDVKLPGMSGIEVVSEIKSRNPSCVVFVITAYDDKETIKKCVEAGADDFIKKPVNLELLKLKITHAIRNKIFHLYRSSYMKSLKERLEIIEKTAEEFFTEYEDFMFEILDILNMLSEYRDVETYRHTERVGWLSGRIAEVMGLDELLVTEIQFSAPLHDIGKIGIPDKVLLKPGILTPEEFEIMKQHTIIGFRILSRSSSPILQMGAEISLTHHERWNGSGYPRGLKRKEIPISGLIVAVADSFDAMVTERPYKRAKTLDEAFQEIELLSGKLYSPEVVEAFLSLEKEIREVYRREKDENSSHQSGGSHKSSSGEGLEGLRE; this comes from the coding sequence TGAAACTTAGTGGATTCGAGGTGCTCGAAACCAATTCTGGAGAAAAAGCCATCGACTTTTCGAACATGATCGATGTTGCGTTAATAGATGTGAAACTTCCAGGAATGAGCGGAATAGAAGTTGTGAGTGAAATAAAATCCAGAAATCCTTCCTGCGTGGTCTTTGTCATAACGGCGTACGACGATAAAGAAACCATCAAAAAATGTGTGGAAGCTGGAGCCGACGATTTCATCAAAAAACCGGTGAATCTTGAACTCCTGAAACTCAAAATAACTCACGCTATCAGAAACAAGATCTTCCATCTTTACAGAAGCAGTTACATGAAATCTCTAAAAGAGCGTCTCGAAATCATAGAAAAAACCGCAGAAGAATTCTTCACCGAGTACGAGGATTTTATGTTCGAGATCTTGGATATATTGAACATGTTGTCCGAGTACAGAGACGTTGAAACCTACAGACACACAGAAAGAGTTGGATGGCTTTCTGGAAGGATAGCAGAGGTCATGGGACTAGATGAACTCTTAGTCACCGAAATACAATTCTCTGCCCCTTTGCATGATATAGGGAAAATCGGAATTCCCGATAAAGTCCTTTTAAAACCTGGAATTCTTACGCCTGAAGAGTTCGAGATCATGAAACAACACACTATTATAGGTTTCAGGATACTGAGTAGAAGCTCTTCTCCCATTCTACAAATGGGTGCAGAAATCTCTCTCACTCACCACGAAAGATGGAACGGTTCTGGCTATCCTCGAGGATTGAAAAGAAAAGAGATACCAATATCGGGACTCATAGTTGCTGTCGCAGACAGTTTCGATGCAATGGTAACAGAAAGACCTTACAAAAGAGCCAAAACTCTGGATGAAGCGTTTCAAGAGATAGAGTTACTATCTGGTAAGCTGTACTCTCCCGAAGTTGTGGAAGCTTTTTTGAGTTTGGAGAAGGAAATAAGGGAAGTCTATAGGAGGGAAAAGGATGAAAATTCCTCCCACCAAAGCGGGGGTTCACATAAAAGCTCCAGTGGAGAAGGTCTGGAAGGTCTTCGTGAATGA